Below is a window of Pagrus major chromosome 21, Pma_NU_1.0 DNA.
TTCTGAACTTTCTTTGTCCAGTTGGATCTATTCTTCCCATCTCACTCTACCATACAAGGCTCCTCCAACTCTACAGACTTCTACGTCATCTGCACCTACGTCctaataataacaaaaacacagaataataaCCACCATTAATAAATGGCagatttatagttaattaaacttcagttaataattattttactgCTGACAAACAATGATTTCATGAAGGTTTACAGTTaagtaattattaattaattatttataatatataaaatgttaatgtgtgcAACAATAGTTTTCTTTCATGATCAGAATCAAATAGTATTTATCTTATCAGCTAtgattaaatatataatttatagaCTATATTGCACAAACTAAtgataacataacataagcTATAGCATCATTATTAAtgatcatttcattgtttgtaaacagtgaaataaccactcactaaagtttaattaactataaattgaATATTGATGgttgtgaaacacaaacaaatgaaagcagctttaaatgtatcTGCATTGGTATGGCCATGTCCCTCTTCACAGCTGACCTGTCATATGTTGCTATATATGCAACTGTTAACCTTTTCCCGTCATGAACACCTagtcacagacacagaaaggGGAAAAACAGCTACTGAACATTTAAGGTTCAGTGTAGCTAAGCTAAGCTTTGAATAACTCCAAACAATGAGATTAATTCCTTCTGCAACTGCTTAACATTGAGGAATGTTTGCATAACTAATCTGCATAATGCTCCTGATTAGGCACTACTGTGCTCCATAGACATACTGAAAACTGCAGAGTTCAATTTGTTCAAATGTGATCAACATTGTATTTATCAGTGTAATCCTACAGTGATACTGATGGTTTATCATGCTTTATAGCCCTTGGGTCTGTAATATAATACATTTTGGGGAGACTGGCCTGTGGGCTGAGCGCCTGAGAAGCTATGCCCAAAGCAATGGTTGTTAAATGTTTGAGGTCAACATCCAgtgtataaaaaatataatttattaatgtCATACTTTATATTCATCCATGAAAATAGAATTGACCCTAACAGTCAGTTATAACAATCACATTAACTCTGTATTCATTCATCAGAACTACATAGATGAATCATTCAGCAGActcaaaaacataaacaatttgAGCATATTCATATAACACATAGACCATTAACATCCTTTCTGTCAacaatacataaacaaataaataaatatcatgtAGAACAATCTCTTGTATGTCtgtatatatctgtatatatatTAAATGCAATTTCATTTTGAAAGGCTTGTGccaactgtaaaaaaaaaggttccaGTATCTTTGACAATTCAGAGTCATCATACATTAACacaatagctatggcactgacAGTGCACATGCCCTCATTTATACAAGGAAGTCCCAGTGACTTTGATCATGTGTCTTTTCCCAGACAAATTCCATCAATTTGGACTCAGGTATACTGTAGATATCAGTAGTGGCAGCTACATTCATGTTATATATACTTACTGGTTTCAGAGGAGAAATATCAcagttaaagttaaaacaatGTACAAACCTAGATGGCAACCCTATAGATGGGACCACTAAAATGCTGCATGCATCTGCAGGCAGCGGCTGTTGGCTAACTGCCTAGAGGAGCTACACTTATAATTACGATAGGTACCTAACTGCCCTCAGAACCACAATGTTACATTATATACTTGTAAAAAATAGCATTCTATAAACACAATTTTGGAGTTGTTGGAAGGTATGTGATTACTGGAGCTAGGCTTCTCTATCAGTGTTacatgctgcttctccacacagggggagtcatctactgcaggtcacacactgactagggataagaACCTCCTACAAACCCACATCAAAAAACCTGAACTATCACTGTAAGCTAGGGCGCAACCTTGGGTTCTGCTCATATCATTGAGATGGCCATTGTGCTGGATGCACACAGAGAGGAAATCATTTTCTCATGTGATGCCAGATGAGACaacaaagaacaacaaacatttcccgaacaaaatgtgtaatttcTTTAAATGGTAATTTCAGTTTTAACATGGGTGTCATTTTTGTAGTTTCAGCCATCTTTCTTCACCATAATGATAACACCGTACTTTCCAAAGTTGACTGCTGAAATCTGGGAACATGGGGACATCACTCAAGGAAGTAAGAGAAATCAAGAAACACAATCAGTTAGACAAtgtcagacaggttgtaaacaaaccCAAGGTTAGCCAACTTACTtgaaagagcaaacaaagaAGATGTTTCTTGCTCCATCTGACTTTGTTGTCACAGTGGCGCTGTGTTCCCAGATCTCAACAGTTGTTTTTGAGGGCACAGTGTAACTGTTCAGAAGAAACTACAAAAAGAAGATCCAAGTTTTGACTAGGTTTAGGTATCATCCATTGccgatggctgacagtcattgAGAACTAAGCCCTCTGAAGCCCTGACCCTAGTGGTGACAAAGTTAGACTGAAACataattaaattttttaaaaagtaatatttgtGTGCTGTCTCAAAGGGGACATGTGTAAGGGAGTGTATGGTTCTATgggacacacagaaaaaaaaacaaaaaaaaacatgatcttttacTGCAGTTTGAATGTCTTTTAAAGCATTCAGTATATCTCAGCTTTTTGGGTGAAAAGAGTCGCTGTCCAAAAGCCAACCTCCCACATGGTACAGGAGCTCTGGATACCAGTGGACACCGTCCGCTTGATTCACACTGTCGAGCTCTTTCAACAGCCCAACCAGTGACAAGAAGGAGTGCCACAGTCGTACTGGTGCGAAAACCGAGTGTGCAAGGTCATGATTATCAACCACAGCATAGCAGGATGCCAAAACCCCATCAACTATGATGGTTCCATGAGATGTTATAGGTGCATATGATCCTTCATTATGCTCCACAGAAATTCTTATCACTCTTGCAGAGATAAGATGGTGTGGCCAGTCATTCCCAACAGCATGAAGCCGCTGTCCTGGTTTTATATCACTGGCGAACACAGCCCTAATGTCGCTGTTCTCGGTATTGTTGTTTATAACAAAGACAAGGTGAGTTGGAGTCAGTGTCAGTCTGTGGTGTGGCTCATCAGTCTCTAGGACAAAGAACTCTCGGGTGTGGTGTCGGTCCTGGTCCAAGAACATAAGAAAATCACTGGGAACAATATTTCCTTGTTGGTCAGTAGCCAGCACCTTATCCCCCACATGGAGCTCTTTCAGTGGTTTAGTCCTTCCATCTGCCAGGATCACCGTGGACGAACCAGGGAAGCAACCTCCAGACTTAGCTGCCACTGAGTTTTCTGTAAGATTTATAACAGTGGAACTTATTAGAGTTACTCTGCTATTTATTATAAAACCTGTGATTTAAATGGGAAAAAGTTCCAGAAGGAATATGGGGAAAGTTATCTGTGTGAATCAGAGTGTGTCTTCCTCCACAACCTGAAATCATAGTCTGGTGAATATGACTGAGGGATAAGgactttttcatttaatgcaaCACAGTCACCTTGACTTAACTATGTCTCAGTAAGCATAAAGAAATGTAGGATAGGAGGCAATACCCTAATCCCAATAAACCCCTTGTTCAGCCTAGGGGTGAGGTGTCCTGGTTCTTGGTGGGATAGAGGGGGTGGACAAAGCGTTAGGGCTTTATGGCCCTCCAAACTGAGTTTTTTCAGAACTCTCTGTCATTTCAATatggctaactagctagctagctaatgttattgtttgtttgtacatGTCAGTActgcattttgatgtatttgatAACATATGACACACAAAATTTAAAGTCGGGCAGCAGAGTTGCTTCACCTGGTACCGCCCCTCTAATATCAGTGCGGACCCAGATAGCAAAACTGTGCCAGATGCCCTCATCAGGCCCATATACTgtgtggaatgatggcacttgggccagttctggtttattaGGTTTGCTCTTGGCTGATatgtggctcagatctggcaaacgGGCAGACCGCttaagtgccatcattccatgcGGTCTTTGGGACAGATGAACATATGGGGTGTGGGCCAGATCTTGCCTGCAACAATTCTGCCAGCTGGGCAGTAACACAGCTGAAGACGGCATATTTGAAATGTCCAGTTAGGTCCATTCTCATAAACTGCATCGACAACAACTGATGACGTACAAGGGTCAAGAAGGGTTGTGCCATTCCATAGGGAAATTTCAACCACGACCCATTGGAAAACTGTTCTAAGGGGAAAGTGGGCACTTGAAAACGAGGAGTAGGAGTCAAAATTGGGATTGAGTCTAGATCTTACAGGTTTCATCAAATAAGACCAGCTGCTACAAAATGTTAACAATAAGGTGATCCaccattgttgttgtgttgctaTGTATACCATGTTTGACAATGTTTGTTGTGGATGTACctgtcacaaaaaaagaaaaaaattgacCTAGgagtacataaaaaaaatgttgtatgtCAGCATGGTGAAATATAGCCTTGTATGTATATTGTTTCATTCAGTGATAAGATTTTATATCACATACAGATGAATGGCCCTGAAAATTGCGCTTTGCATTGAGTCATATTCTTTCTATGAGTGCCATGTAATGACAGACAAAGTCTACCCACCTGCTTTCACAGAGCAGTGGATGTGGGCTTTGGACTCATAGTAGACCCAGTCAAAGCCCGCCTCCACAGCCAGCCTGGACAGCATGCCATACTTGCTCTTGTCCCGGTCTGAGGTGGTGATGTCCACCGCTCGGCCCTCATAGTGCAGAGACTCCTCAGAATGATGGCCGTCCTCATCCCAGCCCTCTGTGACCCGAAGTTTAACCCCAGGCCATTGATTCATGACTGAAATAGCCAAAGAGTTCAGTTTGTCCTTACACCGCTGAAAAACGAGAGACATGTCATGTTCAGATtatcaacatactgtatatatcagaaatgtttttttaaattaaaactggGATTATACTGTGAGGGTGTCACTTCAATGCACACTTAGTGTAAAGTATATCTTAGTTTCTTacaaactttttaaatgatCATTGCAGTTTATTCCATATTTGGTCATAGCTTCATCTAATCTAATCATATTAATGTTAGTAaagttgctttttttccctAGATCTCAGCAATACACTTTACTTAATATAACTTGagtaaaattttatttttaccaaTAGAAATTATGGCCATTTCTCActctaaactaaataaatatttttattataatatattatattatttggCACTATGTTGATTTGTCTTGATAATATTCCGTCACAGTTTAATGTGGGCATTTGGCAACACGTTTTCACTCCAAGCTTCAAATACAGCAACTTGGTTAGTGGCCTTAAGCCTCTACCCCTtgagtgtcagttttgcacctAAAGTGCTCCAGgttcaagttagcaataatacgtaTGTAatgtctggttagactttcaaataAAGCTTTCTGACAAACATCTAATATGTTaggacatattatgacttttgggcTGCTATTTATGTTGTGAAGCGATGGTTTGGTTGCGTTCAGACACAAAAACCTCTCGGTAGATTTGTGAAAAGTTAATACTTTGGGTTACGAGAACTACATTCAGTCATGTCACTATACGTTACATAACTTCAATAAATTACATTACTTACTTACAtatcttaaaaacaaattaatcttGACACTTGGTCACATGCGACCCTCCCCCAACTTGGATTGTCTTGCTCTTTATACAACTACACTACCTCTATAccactactgcactagaggtACAGAAATGAAACTGGGGGTAACTACTCTGTCGAACTTAAAACTATAGGGCCACTGAGAAAGCTGCTTTACTTGATGTGTTGAGAGTAAGAATGGGCTGCATTTGGTTTTGGTGTGTGCTCATTTTAGCTTGATCATTATTGTGATTGTTGGCGCACTTCATATTGCAGGATCAATCATattgcagctcctgcagtaTAATTAAGCTGTATGAAAGCTTGAACAATTTATAGTCTTGTATTAAAGCACATGCCTGGTCTGAGTACAGGTTAAGCTGCATCTTACACTTATGAAGGAATTAAGAAACATGTCCCTTCCTAGTTTGCGACAGAATGACATCCTGCTGTCATCAGGGTTACTTTCTCTGATGATAAAGCTGAGTACTGATGAAACAATTGATCTTTGTGTGAAAACTGCCCTTTTAAGACACAATAAACCAGACACTATTATTTGCAATGGGaactcatccatccatccatctactCTGCAGCCTTTGACCACATATTCTATGGGGGGGTTGCGGATGGCTGGTGCCCGTCCCAGGTCTCAGGAGTGACACTCAGGGTAGACCAGTCACCAGTTTATCACAGGACTGGACTGACTGATTTACAGGCAATTCAAGGTATCAGTTGCCTGACATCAGTGTTGTAtccaaaagtcattttttaagtaaaagtaaagatatcatgtcaaaatattactttagtaaaagtgaaagtcacccatacaaatagtacttcagtagaagtcttaaagtatctaatATTAGGCtatatgtacttaagtatcaaaagtacaattataagaaaagttttttttaatatttatttttcacatatttacatgtatcgACTGTATAGTATGGGTTGACCAATGATCGGCCTAGCTGATTATCAGGTCAgatcagcatttttctaattatcgtattatctgttgtgtttttttttatctcattgctgataacataacattttataacAATTTCACTGTTTATCAAcaataaaccttttttttctgcctaaacaaactaaatcaacaaactctctttgttgtcatgactgaataaactgaccttaaaagacaacacactttatactgttttactttgtttatatgtggcggaccctgccacctttatagcttcaaaaagtgttctgggaccttattttcctctgagattagtttgtttattacctcattaatattgtaaatattaaaaatgaatttgaatttcttttccaaaactacattgtgcccctttaagcaatataaagatttataaacatcagctgtaACTTTATAATgacatccaaataatgtttatagatgaactacatagtatttattaaccatttacatggtattataaacataatatgtaatgtaactttacaataaacaattgcttaagAAATGGATTTTGAAACATTGAATTAtctgttaacagtcaaataagtattcactaaagtttaattaactataaatgtaccatttattaatgatggttattatagtGTTAccaatacattaatttaaatatatgGTACTCTGATGCATCATGTAATGTAACTAGTATATCTGTAGAACGAAATagcaaaaaatgtcaaccaaaaaaagaaaaaagtaaagcaCAACAAGGCTACCTCAAGTTGTAGTAgtagagtaaatgtacttagttacattccatcactgcctgACATGTCATTTTTTGTACTTTGGCAGGTCGCCAGAGCCATGAAGTGAAACGTTAAACTTCAGACACCAGCCTTTTATATTAACcctatttaaaatattaatagtaataatgtACAATCGAAATGTGTCCGAATGACAGGGAATTGAAAAGGTAGTATGTCTTTTGACATGTTCAGAATTCACTGAAAGCTGCATGGGATAAAGAGAAGCACACTGGGCCGGTTACTGACAAGTTGATTGATGTACAGACATCACGGTTCACTGGCACCAACATTCACATATGAAGAGCGCATCGGTCAGTCAGTCATCTGCTCTCTATATAAGTAagaccaaatgaaaaaaaaagaaaaagagtgacACAGGCTTAAATATAGTTTCCTACTTGTGTCATGAGCCGGTCCGCGTTGGTGTTCTCCTCATCCTTAAAAATAATATCGGGGTTGTAGTTGGGAGTCAGGTCCTTGAATCTTTCCGAGTTGCGGGTGATCTTGCCTTCGTACTTTCCGCTGGCTCCCAGCGTTTTCTCCGCCACGTTGGGGATGAATTGTTTAAGAGCAAGCGGTGTGAGCTTCTTGGGGTGCCTCCGCTTCCCGTATCCCCTGCCCGGTCCGCAACCAGAGGCGACGGACGCCAGCAGCAGGCAGAGGGCCATCGACAGCATCACTCTCATCAGGACCATCTCCGGTTTACCTGAAGGATCCGGGAGGAGGTGAGGGTGCCTCGGATTGATCTtagtctttgtttgtcttttctttccttgtacGTATTTTACAACTACAATCAGAGCACTGCAGGTGCCATAACTACTGTAggtctgtctgactctctctctctttcacactctctttctctctctccctctctctctacacagATGATCACACTGATAATAGTGACAGAGGAATTCAATTGgcacatctatctatctatctatctatctatctatctatctatctatctatctatctatctatctatactATACACATaatgtacacagacacaatatATGTAAATATCAAAAAGTAGCCCATAATTATACTTAgggctgcagcgaggacacacaCTCCAGAAAACTTTGaccacacacaaaatcacaaatcttatataacttatttatttaaaccACAAAGATTTCGTaagacagtgttgcagcattctcctaaacaactgatgaAGAAggagataataaaaaaataaaaaaataaaaacaacaacacataaaatggctccatactaTAGTCCGGTGTAATTCAAGTCAATTGTTAGACAGGAATAGTATAATTAAAGCAGTTGGGTGTCTGTATTTCTAAAATCATGTGTACAGTCTTGTAATGTAATGGAGTATGATGCACAGTAATTCCCTTTGAAATGTATTAGTAAGTGTAGTAAGTAGTATGTAAAGCAGAATGTCTACCAaaacaagtacctcaaaaatgtaCATTGGTACAAAATAGCAGTGGGAAGTATAAAGATGCCAAGGGGAGTTATTATTTCTAATCCTACCTTCAcctcttctcatttctcagtttgtacCTCCTGGCCTCCTCTCCTTGTGTCTTAGTCCCTTCCACATGAGATGTGAGTGGAGCAGGCaagaaagaaacatgaagaGAGAGCAGTCCAGACAAGAGGCATTTTACAAACCAGTCGTGTGTTTTGGAGACTCATTTCAAAGCGACGTCAGTTAGCCTAAATATCACGTGGCGCAGCTGCATCATCTGATCATTGTTTTGTTATAGTCTCCTGTATCTTATCATCTCTGTCAGATAAACATAACAATATTCATAACAACCAATGTGTACTTTATATTAAATTCACAACATGGCATAATGTGACCTGCCTCCACCATGGTTTGTATATTCCAGCTGTGTGTCATGGCTCTTTTATGACATTCATGTCAGGCaaacctcctctcctcactcctctctcctTGAGATGCATTTTAGGAAAAGAGCCATCCTTCAATACGGGGCCCTGAGATAGATTTCCGGGTTACAGGCAGAAGGactgtatctgttgtattttGCTGTATAATGCACAACAATAATTAATAGCAAATACAGAGGCCCCAGGCATGAATTGTTAAAATGTTAGAATTAGAATTAGCATTTCTTAGAATCCTGATCCTCAAACTATGTTAAGAGTCTTAAGTGGGGAATCAGGCTGGTTAGTGCTTTGCGGTTGGAACAGTCATTTTGGGGCCTCAGTCACTAACAAATACTGAGGAACTAAGTTCTACATATTTGTGATTGTAATatcttattataaaaatgtatcaagTGTAATTGTTATTGGTGGCCCAGATGGATCCATACCTGGCTCTGATGTCTTCCTCAGTTCACTGTTTGTCTGTATTCCATTTCAGTGAGTTGAATCAGTTTGTGTCATTGATAGGTGATGCCAAGATCCAAAGCAGCCAAGCAGAAACTGGAATTATTTATGCCTGACAAATAAGCTGTTGTCAAGTGGACCTTCACATTAGATAAACCAttgaagctgctgtaagcgttgctGTTTAAGCtaactttttttgtcattttgtactTAGCAatcccctctctcctttctgtgTCATCACACTTGCAtgacttgtttcttttttcaaggcagctctctttgagtttttcttttcttctggtGCTCGGTGGGGTTAGGGTAGGGTGTGGCTGTGGAGGGAATTTGTGTCAGCCAGGGCTCCGTAGTCTTGTTTGGTCCACGTGTGGTTCTTTTGGGGCTTTGGGGTGTCTTGGGTCTTTATTCTGCTGCAGTGGGACTGGGGGTCGGAGCGTTTGGGGCATCGCAGTGGTCTCCTTAGGGCACTCTGGGTCATTGGGCTTTGTGCAGACTTGTGCACGTCTGTGCCAGCTCAGGTGCAAGCTGTTGTTGGAGTGGAAGGGGCGTTCCAGGTGCTGGGATGCCATGAGTTTCATGTGCACTTATGTGGGGATTTGGCTTCTTGCTCGGATTGTTGGACTTGCACGGGTGGGGTGCTCTCGATGGTGGTCTCAGACTTGTTGACTGCACTTTgcccagatggcagcagggtgaaaaaaaactgtggctggggtgggtgttgtcttttagtatcctttgggctctgtgcagacacctcacttcaccgatgtcactgatgctctgtagttgggtaccaatgatgttctgggcagaAAATAGAGCCTGTTCTGTCCTTTTTgaaccagggtggtgatgtgtgatgaccaaaaTTGGTTCTTtgtgatggtaattccaaggaacctataactgttcacctggggtgtgtgtctttgcctcctttttcaaAACACCTTAGATACCTGGCTGTGTGAGTTCTTTCTGGGTACTTTCTGGGTACTGTGAGTGAGTCCGAAGGGTTGTTCGTCTCTAAAGGCTCTATCTTACACATGCCGCAAAACGgcgcacagcacagcacagcacaattGTCAGTGCTAGTTTCAGACCaacgcagttgtcattttcacgcccagcgcCCACACTgtgtaagtaagtaagtagtaagtagtagtagtatcgGTGTGCCCCTGGGCGTGTTGGTGAGACGTTGTCCGGCACATTGCTGGTGCactgctatcttgaggcagcagaaagctaCTGCACCATAGACCAACAAACAAGTGGTCTAAAGTCAATGGTGCAGTGTGTTTCCAGCTATTTAAAGCGTGTATTATTAAAACAGTAAGATGCACCTACACTGCTTTTTTGATTGGAGAGACTGCTTTCaggtattttaaatgtttccatgcATGCAGTAATGTAATTTTAACAAAtattgtggcacatttaattAGTAAAACTAAAAGCTGAGATGGAAacttaaaaaactaaaaaatttAACTTTTCGTTTCTGTAAAGAATATTCTCTGGAtgatttatcaggacagctgaTTCATGCCAAACTATTTTATTGTATGAATCTGAATTGTGTGTGACTTTTCGATGTGTAAAAGAACaaagaacattaattaacatcaATTACTAACCAATCCTGTCAgtgagtcaggagttttaaacgATCAATGAAGTTTATTCGCTGTTCCTTGtgcacaaatgtgcatgttaatggAGAGATACACATATCATTTCTGCTGTTGGAGGATCGCTGCAGATAATGTCATTATGTCATTATTATTCCTCATTAAAGGTGAATTTCACCCACCTGCATCCCACCCGCTATTAATCAGGATGATAATTTTTCTGACCCATCCCGCCTGATCCACGGACAGAGATCTGCGCACACAGAGGGACagtactcctcctcctccttctcagtTATATATAAGTGTATTTtctcatatgcagtcaaacagagttgttaaTGGGACGGATCAGTTCCAGACAGAGATGACAAAGAGTGAAGGTAACTTATTTCAGACCGCTTCATGAAAACACAAGCAGGAATTATTTCATAAATTTGTCTACAATACAGGCCATCCTGCAGT
It encodes the following:
- the LOC141016478 gene encoding tiggy-winkle hedgehog protein-like; protein product: MVLMRVMLSMALCLLLASVASGCGPGRGYGKRRHPKKLTPLALKQFIPNVAEKTLGASGKYEGKITRNSERFKDLTPNYNPDIIFKDEENTNADRLMTQRCKDKLNSLAISVMNQWPGVKLRVTEGWDEDGHHSEESLHYEGRAVDITTSDRDKSKYGMLSRLAVEAGFDWVYYESKAHIHCSVKAENSVAAKSGGCFPGSSTVILADGRTKPLKELHVGDKVLATDQQGNIVPSDFLMFLDQDRHHTREFFVLETDEPHHRLTLTPTHLVFVINNNTENSDIRAVFASDIKPGQRLHAVGNDWPHHLISARVIRISVEHNEGSYAPITSHGTIIVDGVLASCYAVVDNHDLAHSVFAPVRLWHSFLSLVGLLKELDSVNQADGVHWYPELLYHVGGWLLDSDSFHPKS